The Leifsonia williamsii genome includes a region encoding these proteins:
- a CDS encoding TspO/MBR family protein yields the protein MSTLTRRATQPLAVDRVRQIVILIGAVVAIIGAFVGSGAVVGTPIQKVAGGALSADATFVAPAGPAFAIWSVVYAGLALYAIWQALPSQAARERQRVLGWWVLASLLLNAAWILSVQAGLLGLSVAVIVALLAVLVTAFVLLRRHPSESTADAVLLDGTMGLYLGWVMVATVANVTAWLTAAGFDGFGWSPHAWALALLAVVAVLGSSLAIWSRGRLTPSLALAWGLCWIGVSRLTGELLSAPVAVTAFAAAAIVLLVTVAVRVARGPMRRD from the coding sequence ATGAGCACGCTGACCCGACGCGCGACCCAACCGCTGGCCGTGGACCGGGTGCGTCAGATCGTCATCCTGATCGGCGCGGTCGTCGCGATCATCGGCGCCTTCGTCGGCTCCGGCGCGGTCGTCGGCACACCCATCCAGAAGGTGGCGGGAGGCGCGCTCTCGGCCGACGCCACCTTCGTCGCGCCGGCGGGTCCCGCCTTCGCGATCTGGTCCGTCGTCTATGCGGGGCTCGCCCTGTACGCGATCTGGCAGGCGTTGCCGTCGCAGGCCGCGCGGGAGCGGCAACGGGTGCTGGGCTGGTGGGTCCTCGCCTCCCTGCTGCTCAACGCCGCCTGGATCCTCTCGGTGCAGGCTGGCCTGCTCGGCCTGAGCGTCGCGGTGATCGTGGCGCTGCTGGCGGTGCTCGTGACGGCGTTCGTGCTGCTGCGGCGGCACCCGTCGGAGTCGACCGCCGACGCCGTGCTCCTCGACGGCACGATGGGCCTCTACCTCGGCTGGGTGATGGTCGCCACGGTCGCGAACGTCACCGCATGGCTCACCGCGGCCGGCTTCGACGGCTTCGGCTGGAGCCCCCACGCCTGGGCGCTGGCCCTGCTCGCCGTCGTCGCGGTCCTCGGCTCGTCGCTCGCGATCTGGAGCCGCGGCCGCCTCACCCCCTCCCTGGCGCTGGCCTGGGGGCTCTGCTGGATCGGCGTCTCCCGCCTCACCGGGGAGCTGCTCTCGGCCCCGGTCGCTGTCACGGCCTTCGCCGCCGCGGCGATCGTGCTGCTGGTCACGGTGGCCGTCCGCGTCGCGCGCGGACCGATGCGGCGCGACTGA
- a CDS encoding flavodoxin family protein, translating to MTDAARPLTALALVCTLKASPAESSSQLLAKQLLDELATHDVTGTAVRLADFDIKPGVEVDEGDGDEWPRIREQVLASDILIIVTPTWMGHMSSIAQRALERLDAELSETDDNGRPLVEGKVAIAGVVGNEDGAHKIIADLFQALNDVGFSIPSQGATYWNGEAMGSVDYKDLDETPESVASTNASVAHNAAHLARLLGERPY from the coding sequence ATGACGGATGCCGCCCGACCTCTGACCGCCCTCGCCCTCGTGTGCACGCTCAAGGCGTCGCCCGCGGAGTCCAGCAGTCAGCTGCTCGCCAAGCAGCTCCTCGACGAGCTCGCCACCCACGACGTGACCGGCACCGCCGTGCGGCTGGCCGACTTCGACATCAAGCCCGGCGTGGAGGTGGACGAGGGAGACGGCGACGAGTGGCCGCGCATCCGCGAGCAGGTGCTGGCCTCCGACATCCTGATCATCGTGACCCCGACGTGGATGGGCCATATGTCGTCCATCGCGCAGCGCGCGCTGGAGCGCCTCGACGCCGAGCTGTCGGAGACGGACGACAACGGCCGCCCGCTCGTCGAGGGCAAGGTCGCGATCGCGGGCGTCGTCGGCAACGAGGACGGCGCCCACAAGATCATCGCCGACCTGTTCCAGGCGCTGAACGACGTCGGCTTCAGCATCCCGTCGCAGGGCGCCACCTACTGGAACGGCGAGGCGATGGGCTCGGTCGACTACAAGGACCTCGACGAGACGCCGGAGTCCGTGGCCAGCACGAACGCGAGCGTCGCGCACAATGCCGCGCACCTCGCGCGGCTGCTGGGGGAGCGGCCGTACTGA
- a CDS encoding helix-turn-helix transcriptional regulator, which produces MKNTLRELREERSWSQGALAEQLGVSRQTVNALETGRYDPSLPLAFRIARLFGRSIEEVFEPEE; this is translated from the coding sequence ATGAAGAACACGCTCCGCGAGCTGCGCGAGGAGCGCTCCTGGTCGCAGGGCGCTCTCGCCGAGCAGCTCGGGGTCTCGCGGCAGACGGTGAACGCCCTGGAGACCGGCCGCTACGACCCGTCCCTCCCTCTCGCCTTCCGCATCGCCCGTCTCTTCGGCCGCTCGATCGAGGAGGTGTTCGAGCCGGAGGAGTGA
- a CDS encoding putative protein N(5)-glutamine methyltransferase has product MIPAEPSLVARLRAAGCVFAEEEASLLSEAAAGDAGVLESLVARRVAGEPLEPLLGWAEFGGLRVRVLPGVFVPRRRTEFLALRAAELAEAALVARGSTIALDLCCGAGAIGAVVASRVPAAEVWATDVDEEAVRCARLNLPPERVLVGDLFAPLPASVRGRIDVIAVNAPYVPTAEIVRMPVEARLHEPGIALDGGADGLDLHRRIAAEAVQWLAPGGVLLIEASERQAPVSAGLFSAAGMEAVVESSEELAATVVVARRA; this is encoded by the coding sequence GTGATCCCGGCCGAACCCTCTCTCGTCGCGCGCCTACGCGCAGCGGGCTGCGTGTTCGCGGAGGAGGAGGCGTCGCTGCTCAGCGAGGCGGCCGCGGGCGACGCGGGCGTGCTCGAATCGCTGGTCGCGCGCCGGGTCGCCGGCGAGCCGTTGGAACCGCTGCTGGGCTGGGCGGAGTTCGGCGGCCTCCGCGTCCGCGTGCTGCCGGGGGTCTTCGTGCCGCGGCGGCGCACCGAGTTCCTCGCGTTGCGGGCGGCTGAGCTCGCGGAGGCGGCCCTCGTTGCTCGCGGATCCACGATCGCTCTCGATCTGTGCTGCGGCGCCGGTGCGATCGGAGCGGTCGTCGCGTCGCGCGTGCCGGCGGCGGAGGTGTGGGCGACCGACGTCGATGAGGAGGCTGTGCGCTGCGCCCGGCTCAACCTCCCGCCCGAGCGCGTCCTCGTGGGCGATCTCTTCGCGCCGCTGCCCGCCTCCGTCCGCGGCCGGATCGACGTGATCGCGGTGAACGCGCCCTACGTGCCCACCGCCGAGATCGTCCGCATGCCGGTGGAGGCGCGCCTCCACGAGCCCGGGATCGCCCTCGACGGCGGCGCCGACGGGCTCGACCTGCACCGCCGGATCGCCGCCGAGGCGGTGCAGTGGCTGGCCCCGGGTGGCGTGCTGCTGATCGAGGCGAGCGAGCGCCAGGCGCCGGTGTCGGCCGGGCTGTTCTCGGCGGCGGGGATGGAGGCCGTGGTGGAGTCGTCGGAGGAGCTGGCGGCGACGGTGGTGGTGGCGCGGCGGGCGTGA
- a CDS encoding GNAT family N-acetyltransferase, whose translation MRGDGEHESGWAWFRTGAPHEELNGVLQIPSDRVDEAQRAIGDIPALWHSWPGDPVYDIEAALVERGFRFVEEEPLMAMPLSHPAEGMTPMDSATAEAAPYRIREVDHAGPDDLADWVRVWVGTTLPDETVNTIRVGLLRAGDAARYLLAEVDGIPVGCAAAIAAGGAVSVEHVVTSADHRGRGIGTALTAAATEAGRRLGATVAVLTASPDGVGIYRRLGFTEHGRVRRFAA comes from the coding sequence GTGCGCGGCGACGGCGAACACGAGTCCGGGTGGGCATGGTTCCGAACCGGGGCGCCGCATGAGGAGCTCAACGGCGTGCTGCAGATACCTTCCGACCGGGTCGACGAGGCGCAGCGTGCGATAGGTGATATCCCCGCGCTCTGGCACTCCTGGCCAGGCGATCCCGTCTATGACATCGAGGCGGCGCTGGTGGAGCGGGGTTTCAGGTTCGTGGAGGAGGAGCCCCTCATGGCGATGCCGCTCTCGCACCCGGCGGAAGGGATGACTCCCATGGACTCCGCCACGGCCGAAGCGGCGCCGTACCGCATCCGAGAAGTCGACCACGCCGGTCCGGACGACCTCGCCGATTGGGTGCGCGTGTGGGTCGGCACCACCCTCCCGGACGAGACCGTGAACACGATCCGGGTCGGGCTTCTCCGCGCCGGCGATGCCGCCCGCTACCTGCTGGCCGAGGTCGACGGCATCCCCGTGGGGTGCGCCGCAGCGATCGCCGCCGGTGGCGCTGTATCCGTGGAGCATGTGGTCACGTCCGCCGACCATCGAGGACGCGGAATCGGCACGGCGCTGACCGCGGCGGCCACCGAGGCCGGGCGGCGACTCGGTGCGACAGTGGCCGTGCTCACCGCCTCCCCCGATGGCGTCGGGATCTACCGACGGCTGGGGTTCACCGAGCACGGACGGGTGCGGCGGTTCGCCGCGTGA
- a CDS encoding FAD-dependent oxidoreductase, translating into MSTIPASASLWLETAPALPTDRFEWDGEYDTVVVGAGLTGLATAVMLARAGMRVTVLEARTVGAVTTGNTTGKVSLLQGTTLSGIRKHTSDRNLCAYVDGNIAGRGWLLDFLDEQGVPYELRDAVTYATTLDGLDKLDAELAALRAAGLDAATEERSCELPFAVEGALTLRDQAQVHPLEVLAALATELRRLGGRIVEGERVTAVSAGDPVTITSTSGRTRAKQLILATGTPILDRGLYFAKVEPLRSYVAAFRVPGGIPRSMYLSADSPTRSLRSVPVDDGELLLVGGNGHPGGRGGVTSDRVADLTSWTAQHFPGAERMHWWSAQDYRSANRVPFVGWLPRGRGRVYLATGYAKWGLTNAVAAALSLTADLTGETLEWARTLHHRVTRPADLAAGAKMNAAVGAAAVTEWTNAETGPDLAGAEPPAEGEGVVGRHGRAPTAVSTVGGVTCAVSAVCTHLGGVVRWNDAERSWDCPLHGSRFAPDGTVLEGPATQPLAAVVGESVGADHENNRDFTSGEASSQA; encoded by the coding sequence ATGTCGACGATCCCCGCGAGCGCATCGCTCTGGCTCGAGACCGCGCCCGCCCTCCCCACCGACCGCTTCGAGTGGGACGGCGAGTACGACACGGTCGTCGTCGGCGCGGGGCTGACCGGCCTCGCCACCGCCGTCATGCTGGCCCGCGCCGGCATGCGGGTGACCGTGCTGGAGGCGCGGACGGTCGGTGCCGTCACGACCGGCAACACGACCGGCAAGGTGAGCCTGCTGCAGGGCACGACGCTCTCCGGCATCCGCAAGCACACCTCCGACCGCAACCTGTGCGCCTACGTCGACGGCAACATCGCCGGACGCGGCTGGCTGCTCGACTTCCTCGACGAGCAGGGGGTGCCGTACGAGCTGCGCGACGCGGTGACCTACGCGACCACCCTCGACGGCCTCGACAAGCTCGACGCCGAGCTGGCGGCGCTGCGGGCCGCGGGACTCGACGCGGCCACCGAGGAGCGCAGCTGCGAGCTGCCGTTCGCGGTGGAGGGCGCACTCACCCTGCGCGACCAGGCCCAGGTGCACCCGCTCGAGGTTCTGGCCGCCCTCGCGACGGAGCTGCGGAGGCTCGGCGGGCGCATCGTCGAGGGCGAACGGGTGACCGCGGTGTCGGCCGGCGACCCCGTGACCATCACCAGCACGTCCGGTCGCACGCGCGCCAAGCAGCTCATCCTCGCGACCGGCACGCCCATCCTCGACCGTGGCCTCTACTTCGCGAAGGTCGAGCCGCTGCGCTCCTACGTGGCGGCCTTCCGGGTGCCGGGCGGCATCCCGCGGTCCATGTACCTATCGGCCGACTCGCCGACGCGCTCGCTGCGGTCGGTGCCGGTCGACGACGGCGAGCTGCTGCTGGTCGGCGGCAACGGGCATCCGGGAGGCCGTGGCGGCGTGACCTCCGACCGCGTCGCCGATCTGACCTCGTGGACCGCCCAGCACTTCCCGGGGGCGGAGAGGATGCACTGGTGGTCGGCCCAGGACTACCGCTCGGCCAACCGGGTCCCGTTCGTCGGCTGGCTGCCGCGCGGCAGGGGCCGCGTGTACCTGGCGACGGGCTACGCGAAGTGGGGGCTGACGAACGCCGTCGCCGCCGCGCTCAGCCTGACAGCCGACCTGACCGGAGAGACGCTGGAGTGGGCGCGCACCCTCCATCACCGCGTCACCCGCCCCGCCGACCTCGCTGCGGGCGCCAAGATGAACGCCGCCGTCGGCGCGGCGGCGGTGACCGAGTGGACGAACGCGGAGACCGGTCCCGATCTCGCCGGCGCCGAACCGCCCGCCGAGGGGGAGGGCGTGGTCGGCCGCCACGGACGGGCGCCGACGGCCGTCTCCACCGTCGGCGGCGTCACGTGCGCGGTGAGCGCGGTGTGCACCCACCTGGGCGGAGTCGTGCGGTGGAACGACGCCGAGCGCTCGTGGGACTGCCCGCTGCACGGCTCGCGGTTCGCGCCCGACGGGACGGTGCTGGAAGGACCGGCGACGCAGCCGCTGGCGGCCGTCGTCGGCGAGTCGGTGGGCGCCGATCATGAGAACAACCGTGATTTCACCTCGGGCGAGGCTTCTTCACAGGCCTAG
- a CDS encoding GDSL-type esterase/lipase family protein, protein MDHADAPPLHRRLPSREGQEAGGVEAPVPVAVEAARDGVSAAADPRQRLKPSPRWSLLSRLMWRFRAARARAEIARPHDTPQAFAAGRRSLRILLVGSGPAAGWGVASHDLALPGALARALGATTGRGCVVDVLPHPSAGVARLNRLLAKTDLDRYDAVILSAAVTDALRGARPDRWAARTRTLLRRARGDEGRPVVWLGAQPIGSIRPYDTPLSEPVQRHADRLNVEARLACADEGAVFVALPEPGPPSSRGRHRSPAQYLFWGRHIADSVAVALESCPSLLRSDPAHGAERRVDAIERLRLAERSRDPQLDRLVGTARRTLGTEIAMFTVLDAEKEWPLASVGATLREIPIEQSVCLHTIRSSDGVVVPNAEDDGRFAESDLVTGPAHLRFYAGYPVEAPDGTRIGALCVFGRSPRDPVESESDLDVLRELALLAQRELWRFTSEEP, encoded by the coding sequence GTGGACCACGCCGACGCCCCGCCCTTGCATCGACGCCTGCCGTCGCGGGAGGGGCAGGAGGCGGGGGGCGTGGAGGCTCCGGTGCCGGTCGCGGTCGAGGCGGCGCGCGACGGCGTCTCCGCGGCCGCCGACCCCCGCCAGCGCCTGAAGCCCTCACCCCGTTGGTCCCTCCTCTCGCGACTCATGTGGCGTTTCCGGGCGGCGCGGGCGCGTGCCGAGATCGCCCGTCCGCATGACACCCCGCAGGCGTTCGCGGCGGGACGCCGGAGCCTCCGAATTCTGCTGGTCGGCTCCGGTCCGGCGGCGGGCTGGGGCGTCGCCAGCCACGACCTCGCTCTGCCCGGTGCGCTGGCGCGGGCCCTGGGCGCCACCACCGGGCGCGGCTGCGTCGTCGACGTGCTGCCCCATCCCTCCGCCGGCGTCGCCCGCCTGAACCGGCTGCTCGCCAAGACCGACCTCGACCGCTACGACGCCGTGATCCTCAGTGCCGCGGTCACGGACGCCCTCCGCGGCGCCCGGCCCGATCGATGGGCGGCGCGCACGAGGACGCTCCTCCGGCGCGCCCGCGGTGACGAGGGCCGGCCGGTGGTCTGGCTGGGCGCCCAGCCGATCGGGTCGATCCGGCCCTACGACACGCCGCTCAGCGAGCCGGTGCAGCGGCACGCCGATCGCCTCAACGTGGAGGCCCGGCTCGCCTGCGCGGACGAAGGCGCCGTCTTCGTCGCGCTGCCGGAACCGGGGCCTCCCTCCTCTCGCGGCCGGCACCGCTCTCCCGCCCAGTACCTCTTCTGGGGCAGACACATCGCGGACAGTGTGGCGGTCGCCCTGGAGTCCTGCCCGAGCCTCCTCCGGAGCGACCCGGCCCACGGTGCCGAGCGTCGCGTCGACGCGATCGAACGGCTGCGCCTCGCCGAGCGTTCACGAGACCCGCAGCTCGACCGCCTGGTGGGGACGGCGCGCCGCACGCTCGGCACGGAGATCGCGATGTTCACCGTGCTGGACGCCGAGAAGGAGTGGCCACTCGCCTCCGTCGGCGCCACCCTCCGCGAGATCCCGATCGAGCAGTCGGTGTGCCTCCACACCATCCGCTCGAGCGACGGCGTGGTGGTGCCGAACGCCGAGGACGACGGCCGGTTCGCGGAGAGCGACCTCGTGACCGGCCCCGCGCACCTGCGCTTCTACGCGGGCTATCCGGTGGAGGCCCCGGACGGTACCCGTATCGGAGCGCTCTGCGTCTTCGGCCGCTCGCCCCGCGACCCCGTCGAGTCCGAGAGCGACCTCGACGTGCTCCGCGAGCTCGCGCTGCTGGCCCAGCGCGAGCTGTGGCGGTTCACCTCGGAGGAGCCGTGA
- a CDS encoding AEC family transporter yields the protein MGGVLTGFGIIAFVILVGYLAGRAGIGGPSAGFVLNRIAFFVTNPALLFVTLAHADLRVVFSSQLLVGGIAAVLSGGLYLLLSRLFFRRPVPETTIGILGSGYVNANNIGLPVAVYVLGSASYVAPVLLLQLIVFAPVALTVLDIGSRGTVSLRSILTQPVRNPMIIASVLGILVDVTGLPVPEAVFQPFELLGGAAVPLVLMAFGMSLHGSRPLQAGHGRAEIVTGVVLKTAVMPVIAFLLARAFGLDGHALFAAVALAALPTAQNVFNFAARYDRGVAVARDTVLLTTMFAVPALLLIAAVLAPA from the coding sequence GTGGGCGGCGTACTGACCGGGTTCGGGATCATCGCCTTCGTCATCCTCGTCGGTTACCTCGCCGGGCGTGCCGGGATCGGCGGGCCGTCCGCCGGCTTCGTGCTCAACCGGATCGCGTTCTTCGTCACGAACCCGGCCCTCCTGTTCGTCACCCTGGCGCACGCGGATCTGCGGGTCGTGTTCTCGTCGCAGCTGCTCGTCGGCGGGATCGCCGCCGTCCTGTCGGGAGGGCTGTACCTCCTGCTGTCGCGGCTGTTCTTCCGCCGGCCCGTGCCCGAGACGACCATCGGCATCCTCGGCTCCGGCTACGTGAACGCCAACAACATCGGCCTCCCGGTCGCCGTCTACGTGCTCGGAAGCGCCTCCTATGTGGCGCCGGTGCTCCTGCTGCAGCTGATCGTGTTCGCACCGGTCGCCCTGACCGTGCTGGACATCGGGAGTCGCGGCACGGTGTCGCTGCGCTCGATCCTCACCCAGCCGGTGCGGAACCCCATGATCATCGCGTCCGTGCTCGGCATCCTCGTCGACGTGACGGGACTGCCCGTCCCGGAGGCCGTGTTCCAGCCGTTCGAGCTGCTCGGCGGCGCCGCCGTCCCCCTCGTGCTCATGGCGTTCGGGATGTCGCTCCACGGTTCGCGTCCCCTCCAGGCCGGGCACGGCCGCGCCGAGATCGTCACGGGTGTCGTGCTGAAGACAGCGGTGATGCCCGTGATCGCGTTCCTCCTCGCGCGCGCCTTCGGCCTGGACGGCCACGCCCTGTTCGCCGCGGTCGCGCTCGCCGCCCTCCCCACCGCCCAGAACGTCTTCAACTTCGCCGCCCGCTACGACCGCGGCGTCGCGGTGGCCCGCGACACCGTCCTCCTCACGACGATGTTCGCCGTCCCGGCCCTGCTCCTGATCGCAGCGGTGCTGGCGCCGGCGTGA
- a CDS encoding DUF7218 family protein gives MPGRQPQLKDRELYEKLRDEGDSKEKAARISNAAAARGRKSVGTKGGKAGSYDDMTVPELKKRAKELGLSGYSKKNKGELVKELRDH, from the coding sequence ATGCCCGGACGACAGCCCCAGCTGAAGGACCGAGAACTGTACGAGAAGCTCCGCGACGAGGGCGACTCGAAGGAGAAGGCGGCCCGCATCTCCAATGCCGCCGCCGCCCGCGGCCGGAAGTCGGTCGGCACGAAGGGCGGCAAGGCCGGCTCGTACGACGACATGACGGTGCCCGAGCTGAAGAAGCGCGCCAAGGAGCTGGGCCTCAGCGGCTACTCCAAGAAGAACAAGGGCGAGCTGGTCAAGGAGCTGCGCGACCACTGA
- a CDS encoding TOPRIM nucleotidyl transferase/hydrolase domain-containing protein, which translates to MAPTSPATGALRLEDALAAWAARSAPLSPAAASDVAALVLVEGESDRVAVREAARLLGLDLQESRIAVVPMGGAMSVRRYVAAVQETGRSLRIRGLCDAGEIRFYERAGLTDVHVCRPDLEGELIAALGIAATEDALEGERDLQLFRRFQRQPAQRGRAVEEQLHRFLGTTSGRKEQYARVLTSALPPERVPTALRGALGM; encoded by the coding sequence GTGGCCCCCACCTCGCCTGCGACCGGCGCCCTCCGTCTCGAGGACGCTCTCGCTGCGTGGGCCGCCCGCTCGGCGCCACTCAGTCCCGCGGCGGCCTCCGATGTGGCGGCGCTCGTCCTCGTCGAGGGAGAGAGCGATCGCGTCGCGGTGCGCGAGGCGGCCCGCCTTCTCGGGCTCGACCTGCAGGAGTCGCGGATCGCGGTCGTGCCCATGGGCGGCGCGATGAGCGTGCGGCGCTACGTTGCGGCCGTTCAGGAGACGGGCCGATCGCTGCGCATCCGCGGGCTCTGCGACGCCGGCGAGATCCGGTTCTACGAGAGGGCCGGACTGACCGATGTACACGTATGCCGCCCGGACCTCGAAGGCGAGCTGATCGCCGCGCTCGGCATCGCTGCGACCGAGGATGCCTTGGAGGGCGAGCGCGACCTCCAGCTGTTCCGCCGGTTCCAGCGCCAGCCGGCCCAGCGCGGGCGGGCGGTGGAGGAGCAGCTGCACCGCTTCCTCGGCACGACGTCCGGACGCAAAGAGCAGTACGCGAGGGTGCTCACCTCCGCGCTCCCTCCGGAGCGGGTGCCCACCGCGCTCCGGGGTGCGTTGGGGATGTGA
- a CDS encoding 5'-3' exonuclease: MTGRTMLLDSASLYFRAFYGVPDTVRSPDGQPVNAVRGLLDIIAKLVADFGPETVVACWDDDWRPGWRVDLIPSYKAHRVATTVPGGVDVEEMPEALVAQVPIIREVLTALDIPIVGAAEHEADDVIGTLATRTRGPVDVVTGDRDLFQLVDDASGVRVVYTARGMSNLEVLTDEKVVAKYGVLPRQYADFAVMRGDTSDGLPGVAGIGEKTAASLLLEYGDLQGIIAAAADPSSSMKPAMRSRFTSAADYLAVAPRVVEVVRDLDLPVVDARLHAPAADRREEVEALGERYGLGGSLQRLLSVLE, from the coding sequence ATGACCGGACGAACGATGCTGCTGGACAGCGCCTCCCTCTACTTCCGCGCCTTCTACGGCGTGCCCGACACGGTGCGTTCACCGGACGGGCAGCCGGTGAACGCGGTCCGCGGGCTGCTCGACATCATCGCCAAGCTGGTCGCCGACTTCGGCCCCGAGACGGTCGTCGCCTGCTGGGACGACGACTGGCGACCGGGCTGGAGGGTCGACCTCATCCCGAGCTACAAGGCCCATCGCGTGGCCACGACCGTTCCGGGAGGGGTCGATGTCGAGGAGATGCCGGAGGCTCTGGTCGCTCAGGTCCCCATCATCCGAGAGGTGCTGACCGCCCTCGACATCCCGATCGTCGGCGCCGCCGAGCATGAGGCCGACGACGTCATCGGCACGCTGGCCACGCGTACCCGCGGACCGGTCGACGTCGTCACCGGCGACCGTGACCTCTTCCAACTGGTGGACGACGCGTCCGGTGTGCGCGTCGTCTACACCGCTCGCGGCATGAGCAACCTCGAGGTGCTCACCGACGAGAAGGTCGTGGCGAAGTACGGAGTGCTGCCCCGCCAGTACGCCGACTTCGCCGTCATGCGCGGCGACACCTCGGACGGCCTTCCGGGTGTCGCCGGCATCGGCGAGAAGACCGCGGCCTCCCTGCTGCTCGAGTACGGCGACCTTCAGGGGATCATCGCCGCCGCGGCAGACCCGTCCAGCAGCATGAAGCCGGCCATGCGCTCGAGGTTCACGTCCGCAGCCGACTACCTCGCCGTGGCCCCGCGCGTCGTGGAGGTCGTGCGCGATCTCGACCTGCCCGTCGTGGATGCGCGACTGCACGCCCCGGCGGCGGATCGCAGGGAGGAGGTGGAGGCTCTCGGCGAGCGCTACGGACTCGGCGGCTCGCTGCAGCGGCTGCTGTCGGTGCTGGAGTGA
- a CDS encoding aldo/keto reductase, with translation MRNVTLPGIDVPASNIVLGLMRIEPLDDEQLRSLVRTARDSGVTVFDHADIYGAERHACERRFGDAGALPAAERDQVIIQSKVGIRDGYFDFSREHILRTVDESLEALRTDYLDLLLLHRPDTLVEPEEVAAAFDELERAGKVRAFGVSNHTPGQIELLKRWVRQPLVANQVQLSITHAPLIAQGVAANMAGLDQSIVRDVGLLDYSRLHDITLQAWSPFQKGFFDGVFLGDREQYAELNDVIDELAAAYDVTPTAIAVAWITRHPAGMQVVLGTTNEQRVRDSAAGSDLPLTREEWYRLFRAAGHILP, from the coding sequence ATGAGAAACGTCACGCTTCCGGGAATCGACGTCCCCGCCTCCAACATCGTGCTCGGTCTGATGCGCATCGAGCCGCTCGACGACGAGCAGCTGCGGAGCCTCGTCCGTACCGCCCGCGACTCCGGTGTCACCGTCTTCGATCACGCCGACATCTACGGTGCCGAGCGCCACGCCTGCGAGCGCCGGTTCGGCGATGCGGGCGCGCTTCCCGCCGCGGAGCGCGACCAGGTGATCATCCAGTCGAAGGTCGGCATCCGCGACGGGTACTTCGACTTCTCGCGCGAGCACATCCTCCGCACCGTCGATGAATCGCTGGAGGCTCTGCGCACCGACTACCTCGACCTCCTGCTCCTGCACCGGCCGGACACCCTGGTCGAGCCCGAGGAGGTCGCGGCCGCGTTCGACGAGCTGGAGCGGGCCGGCAAGGTCCGCGCGTTCGGCGTCTCGAACCACACGCCGGGCCAGATCGAGCTGCTCAAGCGCTGGGTGCGGCAGCCGCTGGTGGCGAACCAGGTACAGCTGAGCATCACGCACGCGCCGCTGATCGCGCAGGGTGTGGCGGCGAACATGGCCGGCCTCGACCAGTCGATCGTCCGCGACGTCGGACTGCTCGACTACAGCCGTCTGCACGACATCACGCTGCAGGCGTGGTCGCCGTTCCAGAAGGGCTTCTTCGACGGCGTGTTCCTCGGCGACCGCGAACAGTACGCAGAGCTGAACGACGTGATCGACGAGCTCGCGGCGGCCTACGACGTGACTCCGACCGCCATCGCCGTCGCCTGGATCACCCGCCACCCGGCCGGCATGCAGGTCGTCCTCGGCACGACGAACGAGCAGCGCGTCCGGGACTCGGCGGCCGGCTCCGACCTGCCGCTCACCCGTGAGGAGTGGTACCGCCTCTTCCGCGCAGCGGGCCACATCCTGCCGTAA